One part of the Candidatus Eisenbacteria bacterium genome encodes these proteins:
- a CDS encoding polysaccharide biosynthesis C-terminal domain-containing protein: protein MRAASNALVVLLLKGAAPPLQFLLLVLTARWFGVAVRGEIALFSAAVNLFVLLVGFTGGSSIVYLASRDPSRALLGRILAWSYAFCVVVPVVLAAAATWMGRPVSLEMPLVVWVAVMNALQVVHVCVMMSGHAVWQATLLEFLRPFTLVALALLVASMRGFRAPGEFFVVWAVAATLAFLLSLPLLVAHVRRLPPQGAGATPSPRRVLRDLLGYGFLAQASNFTQFLNYRGLFFALERHVSVTAVGVFSTAVSFAEILWIPANSLAAVTLNRVSREGAAQKTRPFVLRMARLALVATAGAALLIALVPRGWITGLLGPDFGAVRGQLLGLLPGVMAIGISVIASAYHAGHGLYRANLIAALAGLVPTLLGMWVLVPGLGPKGATIAMNASYLATAACLIWSLARRERVRPGELVPRPEDLPQPAARPT, encoded by the coding sequence ATGAGAGCCGCGTCTAACGCGCTGGTGGTGCTGCTGCTCAAGGGGGCGGCGCCGCCGCTCCAGTTCCTGCTCCTCGTGCTCACCGCCCGCTGGTTCGGCGTCGCCGTGCGGGGCGAGATCGCGTTGTTCAGCGCCGCGGTCAATCTCTTCGTCCTCCTCGTCGGCTTCACCGGAGGCTCGTCGATCGTCTATCTGGCGAGCCGGGATCCGAGCCGGGCTCTGCTCGGCAGGATCCTCGCTTGGAGCTACGCATTTTGCGTCGTGGTTCCGGTGGTGCTGGCCGCGGCCGCCACCTGGATGGGCCGGCCCGTGAGCCTCGAGATGCCGCTCGTGGTATGGGTCGCGGTGATGAACGCGCTCCAGGTGGTTCATGTGTGCGTGATGATGTCGGGGCATGCGGTGTGGCAGGCCACCCTGCTCGAGTTCCTTCGCCCGTTCACCCTGGTGGCGCTGGCCCTGCTGGTCGCCTCGATGCGTGGCTTCCGCGCGCCGGGCGAGTTCTTCGTCGTCTGGGCGGTGGCGGCGACGCTGGCCTTCCTGCTCTCGCTCCCGCTCCTCGTGGCCCATGTTAGGCGGCTCCCGCCGCAGGGCGCCGGCGCCACCCCTTCGCCTCGCCGGGTGTTGCGAGATCTCCTCGGCTACGGGTTCCTGGCGCAGGCATCGAACTTCACCCAGTTCCTCAACTATCGCGGCCTGTTCTTCGCGCTCGAGCGTCACGTGTCGGTGACCGCGGTGGGTGTCTTCTCGACCGCCGTGTCGTTCGCGGAGATTCTGTGGATCCCGGCCAACAGCCTGGCCGCGGTGACCCTCAATCGCGTCAGTCGCGAAGGCGCCGCGCAGAAGACCCGGCCTTTCGTGCTGCGCATGGCGCGGCTGGCGCTGGTCGCCACCGCGGGCGCCGCATTGCTGATCGCGCTCGTCCCGCGCGGCTGGATCACGGGGCTGCTCGGCCCGGACTTCGGCGCGGTGCGCGGGCAGCTGCTGGGCCTGCTGCCTGGAGTGATGGCGATCGGCATCTCGGTCATCGCCAGCGCCTACCATGCGGGCCACGGACTCTATCGAGCGAACCTGATCGCCGCACTGGCCGGCCTGGTGCCGACCCTGCTCGGCATGTGGGTGCTGGTGCCAGGGCTCGGCCCGAAAGGCGCCACGATCGCCATGAACGCCTCGTACCTGGCCACGGCCGCCTGTCTGATCTGGAGCCTCGCCCGGCGGGAGCGCGTACGCCCCGGCGAGCTCGTGCCGAGGCCCGAGGACCTCCCGCAGCCGGCGGCGCGGCCGACGTGA
- a CDS encoding O-antigen ligase family protein, with translation MNHRVDAAEETTTLGRVAAASFLLFVACLPWSIATMSIGAGICATLSVAAWVVERKPWPPWGRTPVDRAALMWLLALSIAAVFAIDRAGSLPRLTKGLMPALVGLAAYHAADRARGRRALAVYLGMATLVALIGFAVWVAQGHTFSARARGFSGHYMTFAGQLLLEIPLALGIALTAREPRWRLLAGLAAGLSLAALAVTFTRSAWVGVLVSSGALLAARMPWGLAGLAAAAAAAWFFAPGAWHARLHSIADPDNPWNRERVIMWHAGWQMFLDRPITGVGLQDLKPLYLAYRTAGSTEVVGHLHNVYVQIAATMGIVGLAAFAWLYGALLRAASAGIGFGRAQRQRWRDEGLAAGVRLGVTAALLGFLVAGLFEWNFGDEELLYPLYTLVGIAWASRRWEQP, from the coding sequence GTGAACCACCGAGTGGATGCCGCGGAGGAGACCACGACGCTCGGCCGCGTGGCCGCCGCTTCCTTCCTGCTGTTCGTGGCCTGCCTTCCCTGGTCGATCGCGACCATGTCGATCGGCGCCGGCATCTGCGCCACCTTGAGCGTGGCCGCTTGGGTCGTCGAGCGGAAGCCATGGCCGCCGTGGGGAAGGACTCCGGTGGATCGAGCGGCGCTGATGTGGCTCCTGGCGCTTTCGATCGCGGCGGTCTTCGCCATCGATCGGGCCGGCAGTCTTCCGCGCCTCACCAAGGGACTGATGCCCGCGCTGGTCGGGCTCGCGGCGTACCACGCGGCGGACCGTGCGCGCGGACGCCGGGCCCTCGCCGTCTATCTCGGCATGGCGACGCTGGTGGCGCTGATCGGCTTCGCGGTATGGGTGGCGCAGGGGCACACGTTCTCGGCCCGCGCACGTGGATTCTCGGGGCACTACATGACCTTCGCGGGGCAGCTCCTGCTCGAGATCCCGCTCGCTCTCGGCATCGCGCTCACCGCCCGCGAGCCGCGCTGGCGCCTGCTGGCCGGGCTGGCCGCGGGGCTGTCGCTCGCGGCACTCGCGGTCACCTTCACGCGCAGCGCGTGGGTCGGCGTGCTCGTGTCGTCGGGCGCGCTGCTCGCGGCACGGATGCCTTGGGGACTGGCGGGGCTTGCGGCCGCGGCGGCGGCGGCTTGGTTCTTCGCGCCCGGAGCGTGGCACGCGCGCCTTCACAGCATCGCGGATCCGGACAATCCATGGAATCGCGAGCGGGTGATCATGTGGCACGCCGGCTGGCAGATGTTCCTCGACCGTCCGATCACCGGCGTCGGGCTTCAGGATTTGAAGCCGCTCTACCTGGCCTATCGCACGGCGGGCTCGACCGAGGTGGTGGGCCATCTGCACAACGTCTATGTCCAGATCGCGGCGACGATGGGCATCGTCGGCCTGGCCGCCTTCGCGTGGCTCTACGGCGCGCTGCTGCGCGCCGCCTCGGCCGGCATCGGCTTCGGCCGGGCGCAGCGCCAGCGTTGGCGCGACGAAGGACTCGCGGCCGGGGTGAGGCTGGGGGTGACCGCCGCGCTGCTCGGGTTCCTGGTCGCGGGCCTCTTCGAATGGAACTTCGGCGACGAGGAGCTGCTGTATCCGCTCTACACGCTGGTCGGCATTGCCTGGGCGTCGCGACGATGGGAACAGCCGTGA
- the trmD gene encoding tRNA (guanosine(37)-N1)-methyltransferase TrmD: MKISILTIFPDFFGPALEEGMIRAAREKGRLEVDVVGLRDFTDDTHRTTDDYPFGGGPGMIMKVEPLDRALREMSLGERGKRGPETRVVLLSPQGRPFAQSVALEYARLERLVLVCGRYKGVDERVFDHLADEELSIGDFVLSGGEPAALCVVDAVARLLPDVVGAFDSVESDSFHSGLLDAAYYTRPADYRGWKVPDVLLSGNHAAIARHRRRESLRRTFERRPDLLESATLTEEDRRFLAELERERRDRS; this comes from the coding sequence GTGAAGATCTCGATCCTCACCATCTTTCCCGACTTCTTCGGGCCCGCTCTCGAAGAAGGCATGATCCGGGCGGCCCGGGAGAAGGGACGCCTGGAAGTGGACGTCGTCGGGCTCCGTGACTTCACCGACGACACGCATCGCACCACCGACGATTACCCCTTCGGCGGCGGCCCGGGAATGATCATGAAAGTCGAGCCCCTCGACCGGGCGCTGCGGGAGATGAGCCTCGGTGAGCGAGGGAAGCGAGGCCCGGAGACCCGGGTCGTTCTCCTGTCTCCCCAGGGCCGTCCCTTCGCGCAGAGCGTGGCGCTCGAGTACGCGCGGCTCGAGCGGCTGGTCCTCGTGTGTGGCCGCTACAAGGGAGTCGACGAGCGCGTCTTCGATCATCTGGCAGACGAGGAGCTGTCGATCGGGGACTTCGTGCTCTCGGGCGGTGAGCCGGCCGCGTTGTGCGTGGTGGATGCGGTGGCGCGGCTGCTCCCCGACGTGGTGGGCGCCTTCGACTCGGTGGAGAGTGACTCGTTCCACTCGGGACTGCTCGACGCGGCCTACTACACCCGCCCCGCCGACTACCGGGGCTGGAAGGTCCCCGACGTGCTGCTGTCGGGGAACCACGCCGCCATCGCCCGTCACCGCCGCCGGGAATCGCTGCGGCGAACCTTCGAGCGGCGGCCCGATTTGCTCGAGAGTGCCACGCTCACCGAGGAGGATCGCCGCTTCCTGGCCGAGCTCGAGCGCGAGCGGCGCGACCGGTCGTGA
- the rimM gene encoding ribosome maturation factor RimM (Essential for efficient processing of 16S rRNA) yields MTKDLVRIGQLGRAHGVHGEIALDGTSLTAEELEQVKTFTWTKAGVRRTLVLLGARPTQGRVLVHFAGVTDRDRAAELTLGALLIERSKLPATGPGEAYTFELVGMRVEDTTGRALGEITDVMRTGAHPIWVVRGERELLIPAAEPIIQNVDLEARVITVILPPGLEDL; encoded by the coding sequence ATGACCAAGGACCTGGTCCGTATCGGGCAGTTGGGGCGGGCCCATGGCGTCCACGGAGAGATCGCTCTCGATGGGACGTCGCTGACGGCCGAGGAGCTCGAGCAGGTGAAGACCTTCACCTGGACCAAGGCCGGCGTCCGCCGCACGCTCGTCCTTCTGGGGGCCCGGCCGACTCAGGGACGAGTCCTCGTCCACTTCGCCGGAGTCACCGACCGTGACCGCGCCGCCGAGCTGACGCTCGGCGCGCTGCTGATCGAGCGCTCGAAACTACCGGCCACGGGGCCCGGGGAGGCCTACACCTTCGAGCTGGTCGGCATGCGCGTCGAGGACACGACGGGCCGTGCGCTCGGGGAGATCACCGACGTCATGCGTACCGGAGCCCATCCGATATGGGTGGTGCGCGGCGAGCGGGAGCTGCTGATTCCGGCCGCGGAGCCGATCATCCAGAACGTCGACCTCGAAGCCCGCGTGATCACGGTCATCCTTCCGCCAGGCCTCGAAGACCTGTGA
- a CDS encoding MraY family glycosyltransferase has translation MALLAAFALALVLSLLLTPLGVRLAWVSGYLDHPEARKLHTSATALLGGTVVFVSALLSWLISLGGTSTPARDVLCVLGGAAVILVVGLWDDRFGLGVQIKLLGQFSASALLLASGLVPDLGLGPVLNVSLTLLALVALMNAVNFLDNMNGMVAGYAAIALVGFAWGSILRGAFGVATAQLALAGACAGFLRYNFPQARIFLGDAGSLFLGYSLGASAVMAYVGIPSGWGLAAPFLALAYPMFDIIFVVVNRLREGRPISQGGKDHSNHRLARIIQCQKRTVILTWLVGAALSASALVVQSLNSALPTLLLSGLWAMFFLMAGLRLSSVEHRSP, from the coding sequence ATGGCTCTCCTCGCGGCCTTTGCCCTGGCCCTCGTCCTGTCTTTGCTGCTCACGCCGCTGGGAGTGCGTCTGGCTTGGGTCTCGGGTTATCTCGACCATCCCGAGGCGCGCAAGCTCCACACCTCGGCGACCGCCCTGCTGGGCGGCACCGTCGTGTTCGTGTCGGCGCTGCTGTCGTGGCTGATATCGCTCGGCGGCACGTCGACACCGGCTCGGGACGTTCTGTGCGTTCTCGGCGGGGCCGCGGTCATTCTCGTGGTCGGGCTCTGGGACGATCGTTTCGGGCTCGGGGTTCAGATCAAGCTCCTCGGTCAGTTCAGCGCTTCGGCGCTCCTGCTGGCGTCCGGGCTCGTCCCCGACCTGGGACTGGGGCCGGTGCTGAACGTCTCCCTCACGCTGTTGGCGCTGGTCGCTCTCATGAACGCGGTCAACTTCCTGGACAACATGAACGGAATGGTCGCCGGCTACGCGGCCATCGCGCTGGTGGGGTTCGCCTGGGGATCCATCCTGAGAGGCGCGTTCGGCGTGGCGACCGCCCAGCTCGCCCTCGCGGGCGCCTGCGCGGGCTTCCTCCGATACAACTTCCCCCAGGCGCGAATCTTTCTGGGGGACGCAGGGAGTTTGTTTCTGGGCTATAGTCTCGGCGCTTCGGCCGTGATGGCCTACGTCGGAATCCCCAGTGGCTGGGGACTCGCAGCGCCTTTCCTGGCGCTCGCGTACCCGATGTTCGACATCATCTTCGTGGTGGTCAACCGCCTGCGCGAAGGCCGACCGATCTCCCAGGGCGGGAAAGACCACAGCAACCACCGACTCGCGAGAATCATTCAATGTCAGAAGCGAACCGTGATCCTGACCTGGCTCGTTGGGGCCGCCCTCTCCGCAAGCGCGCTCGTGGTCCAAAGCCTCAACTCGGCCCTTCCGACGCTCCTGCTGTCGGGCCTGTGGGCGATGTTCTTCCTGATGGCGGGGCTGCGACTATCATCCGTGGAACACCGGAGCCCCTGA
- a CDS encoding KH domain-containing protein, with protein sequence MFLRDLVVHMARGIVDHPDDVSVEILRAGEEPEFELHVNPDDLGHVIGKQGRTARSLRLTLGAAAARRGRDAGLEIAD encoded by the coding sequence TTGTTCCTCCGCGACCTCGTGGTGCACATGGCGCGAGGGATCGTCGACCATCCCGACGACGTGAGCGTCGAGATCCTGCGCGCCGGCGAGGAGCCGGAGTTCGAGCTGCACGTCAACCCGGACGACCTCGGACACGTCATCGGCAAGCAGGGACGCACCGCTCGCTCGCTTCGCCTCACCTTGGGAGCCGCGGCCGCACGGCGCGGGCGGGACGCAGGGCTGGAAATCGCTGACTGA
- a CDS encoding FkbM family methyltransferase, translated as MSLDVPLARLTRRVPRFRGWHRLLEPLRRHYARVYRDRPDRWIVIDDFQGDLRIGVDRSAYIGSAIYWRGIHSYAEACLIRRHLPAEGVFLDVGANQGELTLIAARHARRGRVVAFEPVPRWFAALEENLRRNGLDHVVAVNRALSDQETEVEMFTSSDAGAQGANEGLSSFHRRELRDVSVGRVRALPLDLYVEREGLSRVDLIKIDVEGAERAVLQGARRTLERFRPSLILEWNEPAETPGAPSLRRDLRDGGYTLSAVDPFGRVTSIPDDAPVTSATVFAQHESRV; from the coding sequence GTGAGCCTCGACGTTCCGCTGGCGCGTCTCACGCGGCGCGTGCCTCGATTTCGTGGCTGGCACCGGCTGCTCGAGCCGCTGCGCCGCCACTATGCCAGGGTCTATCGCGACCGGCCGGACCGATGGATCGTGATCGACGACTTCCAGGGGGACCTGAGGATCGGCGTGGACCGCTCCGCCTACATCGGCAGCGCGATCTACTGGCGCGGCATCCACTCGTACGCGGAAGCGTGCCTGATTCGGCGGCACTTGCCGGCCGAAGGCGTGTTCCTCGACGTGGGCGCCAACCAGGGAGAGCTCACGCTCATCGCCGCGCGTCATGCCCGCAGGGGACGCGTGGTGGCGTTCGAGCCGGTGCCGCGCTGGTTCGCGGCGCTCGAAGAGAACCTCCGTCGCAATGGCCTGGACCACGTCGTCGCGGTCAACCGCGCCCTGTCCGACCAGGAAACCGAAGTCGAGATGTTCACGTCCAGCGACGCGGGCGCTCAGGGCGCCAACGAGGGACTGTCTTCGTTTCATCGCAGGGAGCTACGGGACGTTTCCGTCGGCCGCGTCCGAGCTCTGCCTCTCGATCTCTACGTGGAGCGGGAGGGGCTGAGCCGTGTCGACCTGATCAAAATCGACGTGGAGGGCGCCGAGCGCGCCGTCCTCCAGGGCGCCAGGCGGACACTCGAGCGCTTTCGCCCCAGCCTGATCCTGGAGTGGAACGAGCCCGCCGAGACCCCGGGCGCACCCAGCCTGCGTCGCGACCTCCGCGATGGAGGCTATACGCTGTCCGCCGTGGATCCTTTCGGGCGGGTCACGTCCATTCCGGACGACGCGCCGGTGACCTCGGCGACCGTCTTCGCCCAGCATGAGAGCCGCGTCTAA